Part of the Nostoc sp. ATCC 53789 genome, TCGATTACTAATACTTTGTAGTTACATAATTTGAAAAACAGCTGCTTCCTGATGGATGCGGCTGTTTTTTTGTGTCAAAAGAAGAGGAAGAGGGTGAGTTACGACAACGCTTGTAAATATTTAGCTGAACAGTACCCTGCTGATTTTGTCCGTTGGTTTCTTGGGGTAGAGGTGCAATAAATTGAAGTATTAAAAACGGAACTTACGCTTGAACCAATTCGTGCAGATTCTGTGACATTTTTGCAAGCAGCTAACCAAATTTTGCACATTGAATTTCAAACTTTGGCGAAATCTAATCCGGCGCTTAATTTCCGAATGCTCGATTATTCTGTGAGGTTGAAGCGCCAATACCGTTGTCCTGTAGTGCAAGTGCTAATCTTTTTGCAGGAAACTACTAATGAAATGGCTTTTACTGAAGAATATCGGGACAACATGACGATTCACCAATATCAGATTGTTCGTCTTTGGGAGCAAGATTCAACACTATTTTTAGTTAATCCGGCGCTGTTACCTTTAGCAAGTTTAACGCGAACTGACTCGCCGCAAAGTTTGCTGGCACAAGTGGCTGAACAAGTCGCTACAATTCCAGATAGAGAGGAGCAACAAAATATTGCGGGTTGTGTAGAAATTCTGGCAGGTTTGCGGTTTGACAAGGATTTTGTTCGGCAATTTTTACGGGAGGATATTATGAGAGAGTCTGTAATTTATCAAGATATTGTTCAAAAGGAAGCGTTTAAATTGATTAGTCGTCAGCTTCAAAAGCGTTTTGGTGATAATATTGGTGGCTCATTAGTTGAGCAGGTTAGGAATTTATCTGCTGAACAGTTAGAGGATTTGGGAGAGGCATTGTTGGATTTTTCTGAAGTTGATAATTTAGTAGCTTGGTTAGGGACTTCCAGAAAATAAAATATACAGATAATAAAAATGATAATCATTGTTAGGGGGGTGGGAGAGGCTGCCGTTGGCAGCCTCTCCCACCCCAAGTTGTAGTAAATTGAATGATGATTCGATTTTGGGATGTTTGAGGTGTCAATACAATTAACAGATTCATTGAAAAAGTTATTGAAGGAAACCGCACATCAATTAAAGGGAGCAGCTAAACGTAGGTTCATTGCACAAACAGTTGTGGCATTAGGACACGGAGGAAAGTCTATAGCAGAGCGAGAGTTAGGATGGAACCGTGTAACTATTGGTAAAGGAATTAAAGAATTAAATAGTGGTATCACTTGTGTGGATAATTATCAAGGTAGAGGAAGAAAAAAAGCAGAAGAACACCTACCAACTCTTTTAGAAGATATCAAAAAACTAGTCGATTCTCAAAGTCAAATAGACCCGACTTTTAAAAGTCAAAGACTCTATACCCGACTGGGCGCATCTGTTGTAAGACATCAATTAATTGAAAAATTTGGTTATGCTGAAGAAGAATTACCAACTTCAGAAACAATTCGTGTCAAGTTAAATGATTTAGGGTATCGCCTCAAGAGGGTTGCCAAAATTCAACCTCAAAAAAAATTCCCGAAACTGATGCAATCTTTGAGCAATTAGCTATAGTTCACCAAGAAGCTTCAGATGACCCAACTATTTTACGTTTAAGCTTGGATGCGAAAGCTCGCGTAAATATCGGCTCCTTTGATCGTGGTGGTAGAAATCGAGTACCAACAGAAACTGATGACCACGACTTCAAACCAAAAACAACTGTAGCTCCTTATGGTATCTTTCTTCCAGACCTTGACGAGCTATTTTTGTATTTTACAGAATCCAAAGTAACTAGCGATTTTATCGTTGACATTTTAGGGGATTTTTGGAAATCAGAAAGCTGGCGATTTTCGGAAATAAAAACTTTACTTATTAATCAAGATAATGGAGGAGAAAATAGTTCTCGACGTACTCAGTTTATGAAACGTATAGTTGAATTTGCTCAATCATACAAATTAAATATACGTTTAGCTTATTACCCTCCCTATCACAGTAAATATAATCCAATTGAAAGAACTTGGGCTGTTTTGGAGAATCATTGGAATGGCAGTATTTTAGACGATGTGGAAACTGCATTAAATTTTGCTAAGACTATGACGTGGAATGGTAAAAGTCCAGTTGTTAAGTTAGTTACTCAGACTTACTCTAGCGGAGTCCGTCTAACTAAAAAAGCTATGCAAGAAATTGAAAATAAGATTGAACGTTTGACTAATTTTACCGAAGATAATTTACCAAATTTAGGTAAGTGGTTTATTGATATCTGTTGTGGAGTAACGTAATTTTCAAAAAGTTAAAAGCGCAAAAATAGTCGATAGCAATTCAGCTCACTGCATTTAAGAACTCTCTTTGTGCAGACATTTATCTTGCCTATTTATTGAGGGAGAAAGGGGTTGCCGTTGGCAACCCCTTTCTCCCCCTTAAAATGATTATCATTTTTATTGACTGTATATTTTATTCTCTGGAAGTCCCTTAGAGAAGCAGGAGAGAGACTAAAATTTTTACAGAAGGATATTATTAAATAGTCTGCAATTTATCAAGATATTTTGCAGCAATAAAACTAGGTTAATAAAATATAACCTGATGTCTACTAAATCAGCATTTTGAAGAAATTGACGCATCGATTTGGCAATCGGAATCAGTAAGTTGCTTGGTCACGAACTAAAACAAAAAGTACCTCTGTGCCATTGGCAAAACTGTCGCAGGTTCACAAATCAGCAACTCACCATCTGCCCTAACTTGATATGTTTCTGGATCTACTTCAATGTGTGGTAGTGCATCATTCAGCTTCATATCACGCTTGCTCAATTGGCGTGTTCCAGAAACTGCTACTGCTGCCTTTTGTAAACCTAGCTGGCTAGGAATTTCGTTCTCTAAAGCTGCTTGTGAAACAAAAGTTAATGATGTGGCATGACGCGCCCCGGCAAAACTACCAAACATTGGGCGCATATAAACTGGTTGCGGTGTGGGAATACTGGCATTAGCATCGCCCATTTGCGACCATGCAATCATTCCGCCTTTAATCACTATCTCTGGTTTCACGCCAAAAAACGCGGGATGCCACAAACATAAATCTGCTAATTTTCCCTCTTCCACTGAACCTACATATTGAGCAATTCCATGAGCGATCGCAGGGTTGATTGTATACTTAGAAACATATCTTTTTGCCCGAAAATTATCTGCTTTTTGCTCATCTCCCTGTGGGTTAAGAATTCCCCTCTGCACCTTCATTTTGTGAGATGTCTGCCAGGTGCGAATTATCACTTCGCCTACCCTTCCCATTGCCTGAGAGTCGGAGGAAATCATACTAAATGCGCCTAAGTCGTGCAAAATATCTTCGGCGGCAATGGTTTCTCGGCGGATGCGAGACTCAGCAAAAGCAACATCTTCAGCGATCGCAGGATCAAGATGATGACATACCATCAACATATCCAGATGTTCGTCTAAGGTGTTGAGGGTGTAAGGACGTGTGGGATTAGTGGAAGATGGCAGAACGTTGGCTTGACCGCAAACTTTGATGATATCTGGCGCGTGTCCGCCACCTGCGCCTTCAGTGTGGTAAGTGTGGATGACACGATTCTTAAAAGCTGCGATCGTATCTTCGACAAATCCGGCTTCATTCAGAGTATCAGTATGAATCGCTACTTGCACATCATATTCATCGGCAATACTGAGGCAGGTATCAATTGCTGCGGGTGTGGTTCCCCAGTCTTCATGAAGCTTTAACCCCATTGCACCGGCATTTACTTGTTCTACAAGTCCTTGGGGTTGACTGGCGTTACCTTTACCCAAAAATCCTAAGTTGACGGGAAAAGCATCAGCAGCTTGCAACATTCGGTAAATATTCCAAGGGCCGGGAGTGCAGGTAGTGGCGTTTGTACCTGTGGCGGGGCCAGTACCACCACCGATCATAGTGGTAATACCGGAAGCGATCGCAACTTCAATCTGTTGGGGGCAAATAAAATGAATATGGGCATCAATACCGCCAGCAGTGAGAATCATTCCTTCACCGGCTAAGGCTTCAGTTCCGGGGCCAATAATAATATCTACATTGTCTTGAATATAAGGATTTCCGGCTTTACCAATTTTGAAAATCTTGCCATCTTTAATGCCGATATCTGCTTTGACAATACCCCACCAATCGAGAATTAAGGCATTGGTAATTACTAAATCTACAGCACCATCGGCGTTAGAAATGGGGGATTGTCCCATTCCATCTCTGATGACTTTACCGCCGCCGAATTTAACTTCGTCGCCGTAGGTGGTGAAATCTTGTTCAACTTCAATAAATAATTCTGTATCTGCAAGTCGGATGCGATCGCCTACTGTTGGGCCGTAGGTTTCGGCGTAAGCGCGGCGATCCATTCTGTAACTCATAAGTGTTCCTCACAAACTGCGAATTTGGAATTTTTCAAACCTCATCTGGAAACCATTCCCTTCTGGTGAGGCACACATCACACCTACACTTACTGTTTCCGTTTGAGTCAAATAAGCGAGCCGCAGCATTGTATATTCAGTTCCATTCAAAGAGTATTCCACTTCTATTGCTGTGTCGCGTCGAGTTACACGCAGCCAAATTAAAGATGGATTTTGTGGCATTGGAATAACAGACCAATCTGAGTAATTGCGTGTCACAACTGCGCTAATTTGTTGCACGCCATCGACAAATTCAATACCACATTTCAACCAATTCAACTCATCTAAACGTATCATCAACCCAGCTTGATCGTATAAATCCTGATATTGTCCGCTGATTTTCACTTCAGCAATAAAGTCACCTTGAATTTTTTGATAAAAAAAGTGACCATTATCTCTAATGAAACCGTAGTGAGTTTCCCGCCAGAAATCTGTTTTTGCGCCGGAAGCGATAGTGATCGCTTCGTCTTTTACTTCCCAAACAGGCGGTTCATTGTACCATTCCATGTTCATAGCTACAGAGAACCGTTAATTTTGGCGTTGAAACCGTAGACTTGGCGAGTACCAACTAAGGAGACTAGAATTATTTCTTTTTCATCGCCTGGTTCAAAGCGGACTGCGGTTCCGGCGGGGATATCAAGGCGCATTCCTCGCGCTTGTTCTCTGTCAAAGTTTAAGGCGGCGTTAACTTCATAAAAGTGATAATGGGAACCTACTTGTATGGGGCGATCGCCTGTATTTGACACTTGTAATTTTATAGTTGGACGACCAACATTTAGTTCAATTTCACCTGCTGGTGTGATAATTTCCCCAGGAATCATATAAATTAAAATTTCTAAACTTTAACGAATTGGATTATGTACTGTCACTAACTTTGTGCCATCAGGAAAAGTAGCTTCAACTTGCACATCATGTACCATTTCTGATATCCCTTCCATGACATCATCCCGCGTTAATAGTGTTGTACCATAACTCATCAATTCAGCCACAGTTTGCCCATCTCTCGCTCCTTCTAAAATGGCAGCAGAAATATAAGCGATCGCTTCAGGATAATTCAGTTTTAAACCCCTTCCTTTCCGTCTTTCTGCTAATAAAGCAGCAGTAAAAATTAATAGCTTATCTTTTTCCTGCGGCGTAAGTTGCATTCTTATCTCCTCTGTGTTCTCTGCGCCTCTGCGGTTAGTTTAAACTTGCCACACTCTTGGTATGCAATTACCACGATTCAAAAAAGAAACTCGCAGCATCTGCCAAACATCAATAAACCAGTTTCTCACCTCAGAAGTAGAATAACCGCGATATCGGCACAATAATCCATGTTGTAATCGGCTAACACCCGCTTCTCCTTCCCCATTCCATAAACTTCGTGTTTTTTCGACAATTTCTCCTGAAACTTCACCACCAACCCAAACTAGACTACCTACTATTGGTTTTCCAGCCAAGCCGTGGGGACTGTGGAAAATGTCTTCGCTACCCCGTAACCATTGCCGATCAATCCATAAAGGAACGCCTTGCTGCCAAATTTCTGTGTGCGATCGCCATTCTCCAAGGTAAAATTTTTCTCCTCTAGCACTGCGACCAAACCGGGTAATTTCCCAGCCTAACCAACTGGCCCCGGTTGCTAATTCTACCCGTAAATCTTGCCGATAAATCGCGTCGTTAAATAAAATTGTCTCCTGTGGCAACCATTCTAAACAAGCACCAGCGTCAACTTGCATTTGGATGGTTTGTCTAGCTTGTAGCCCATTACTGCGATATATCTTGCTTGCAGCAGCTGTAGTAATTAAGGCTTGGGCTTGTGGTTGGAGGTGGATGTTAGAGGATAAGCGATCACCTCCCACCATTCCCCCAGCTGTATGTAAAATTACGCTATGACAAACTTTTTCCCCTTCTGGATAAAATGGGCGTTGTACCTTCAGGGGCGCTTGTTGGTGATTGTAAATTAACTGGGTTGCATCCTGGCGATCGGCATAGACTAAATTAAGTTTCCCATGCCAACCTTCTGCTATTTGTGAGTTACAGGTCATTTATAAAGTAAACATTAAGTTTCAGGTGGATTACATTTCATTAATTCACTCTGCCAGTGTTTTACCTGCAATTTATCATTATTTTTTCACGAACTGGAATAACGGATGATAATCTCAGACAAAGACACCAAGAAAAACTTTTGATATCTGGAAGAAAAGGGGTGCGTAGGCGTAGCCCGTCGTAGGCATCGCTGTAGTTCAGAAAAGCGAATAGTACTCCTATTTGATTTATGAACTGGTTTTTAAGGTAGTTAATAAATCAATACAGTTCAGTTAAAGCTATAAATCTTTGCCAAAGTCATTTTTTCTAACTTAGATGCAAAGCGTCTACTCTACGAGTTCTCCAACGGAGTATCGACGCGCATTCGAGAACGTAGAGCAGGACGCGAAGAGAAGAAAAAAATGCATAACCCAAGGGTATTAGCTAATAGACTCATCCGCGAATCATGAAAGCTTACCAGGAGAGAGTTACAAGGATTTGCACGGAAGGAGCGATCGCCATCTGGCTGTACGAGGAAATAAGGGTTTGAAGGCATTGAGAGAGAAAAAAATGGAATTAGAGCAAAAACGTAGAATCAGAATAAATGAATTTACAAATAGCAAATTAAGTACTAAGAGTAACAGAAAATAACCGATTAATTCTTAATCTTACCAGCCCACAAACAGCCAGAATTACCTGATTATATCGATGTCGAGCTAGACGGAATCTATCACTGGCTACTCGAAATATTTTTACCCGACATATCATGTGTTCAACAGCGATTCGGCGTGACGAAAGTTCTTTATTCTCTTGTTTTTGTAATTCCGAGATTTCTGTATTTTTTCGTTTCTTATGAGGGGTGGTAATGGCATCATCTCCTATATAAGCTTTATCGCCGAGAAACTGTTGCGTGTCAGTAAATTTATGGCGGGTTTCTCGAAATAAATTAATATCGCTTGTTTTCCCTAACATTCCGACACGGACATCGACAATATCTTCCCCTCCAGGTAGAACAATAAATTGATTTTTCAGAGTGTGCATTTTTTTCTTGCCAGAGTAGTATCGTTTTTGCTCTTGATAGTCTACAGGTCTTGCTGTAGGTTGTTCAGTGCTATCGACAATTAATTCGTATTCAGACAGCATTCGCTGTAATTCTTGATATTTTTGACTATCTGTTGATACTTCTTCTATTTGAGATGCTGGTAAAATATCTCGCAAAATATCTACCCAATAATTGAAGGCATCATTGGCTTTAGTTTTGGAAATGTTAAACAGCAACCCTAAAATCTCAAAAATTGGTTTTTGTCTCAGGTAAACTAGACATAAGCATATTCCTTCTTTGGCTGACATTTCTGGTTTACGCCCGCCTCCAGGAGCGATAATCCGAATTTTCTTTTTTTCAATTTCTGCCTGTTTTTCTATATGCCTTTGCTCTGCCAGGCCGACCAATGCTAAAAAATGGTCATAACTAATTCCAATTAGGCGTTTAGCTTCATGAGGATACGATTCAATTCTTGCCAAAGGACTTGTCATATTCTTTCCACATAATTGCTACTCCAACTTTTTATTATCTCATGCTATTTATATTAAGGATAAGTCTAATAGGTAACTGAATTACCAATTACGAATTATTTAAGAAACACCAGTCCACTATATAAATGAAAAGCTGAATCCCAATTAGTCTGTTCCCTGCGAAACAAATGAATATGTGACTTGATATGACCTAACATTTCTGTTTGGTCTAATGTTGTATCTGCAAATGATGTGAAATCTGACCAAATTTTAACTTGAGGTAGTTGCTGATCAATCCAACTTGATAAACTATTCCAATTAATTCTGATTGTATTTTGGCTAGCTTGGGGAATGATTTTTAAACCTTGCTGGAATTCATAGCCGTTATCATAGAATCGGAGAATGCAACGTCTACCAGGTAAGTGTAAATCACAAAACTGAGCATAGTCTTGTGTTTGAGTTTTCCATTCCAGTTTACGGCGGGCATCAACATCTACAACTTGTTCAAAAATGGGCAATAGTCCCACTACTCTGGCTGTGACTTCTGACCAGTCAAAGGTGAGAGAACCGAGTTGATTTGTGTCATTACAGCAAACAACAGTAGCTTGTGGGGTAGATTCTTGAAAATGTTTGACTTGATAAACTTGAATTTGCTGAATTTGAGCTAGTGATGCCCAAAAGCAAGGAATACCAGCCTGCTGTAACTGTTTGCCGTAAAATTTTAGTTCTCCCACTTGTCCAGTACGGTACAACCTCCAGCCACGACTTGGCATTAATAGCCGTGCGGTATAGGGATCTAGTTGCATTATCTGGGCAAATTTTCGAGATGCGTCCGTTTTCATCTCGTTACTGAGTGGCTCTAAAACTAGTACGCCAAGTTCAGTGTTATTAGGTTCAGATTTTGCTTGGGAAATGGCTCTTTGTCTTTGTTCAATCTCGATTTCTTGCAGTCGTTGCAAACCTTGACGTGCTAGCGACACTATTTTGGTATTTGTCGTATCTTGCAGCAGTTGCCGATAAACTTTTTCCGCATCCTGATACTTTGTGGATACTTCATGCAACCGACCAAGATAAAATTGCACCCAAGGATTGTCTGGTGATTCTATTAGCAGCTGTTTGAGTAATTTGGCAGCTGTTTGATAGTCTTTATGGTCAAAGGCGATCGCAACTTGCTCAATCATCACTTACTTTAAATACAGGATGGAGTGATGTCTCGCGCAAAATCACTTTTGCGTGAGCTATAAATCATTTATACTTCACAACTTGCGGTAATTAAGGATAATGCTACTACTGGGGCTGTAACTGCTCTCAGAATGCGGCGACCAAGGGAAACAGGTTGAAATCCAGATGCGATCGCATTCTCAATTTCTTGTGTTGTCCATCCTCCCTCTGGGCCAGTAGCAATGACAATTGTTTCTTGTCCTTTGTCATTTGTCATTTGTCCTTTGTGCTGTAAGCAATGTTTTAAATGGGGAAACTCACCACGCGCTTCACAGATATATTGCTGACTGTTGGCAAATGACAAATGACCAATGACTAATGACAAACCCGTATTAAAAGCAACAGGCTCTAAAATTGTTGGCACAAAAGAGCGCTCTGATTGTTCGGCGGCTTCGGCTGCGATGCGCCGCCAGCGTTCGAGCTTTTGAGGACTAGGATCAAGCAAAGTGCGATCGCTCAATACTGGTGCAATACAAGTTACTCCCAACTCTGTACAACACCGCACCACTTCATCAAATCCATTGCCTTTGGGTAACGCCACCATCAAGGTAATTGATACAGGTAATTCAGTTTCCACCAAAAGCGCTTCTAAAACCTGTGCTTGCTCCCCTGCTAGCTGCGCTAACCACCATTTCCCTTTACCATCCATTGCAATAAAGCGATCGCCTTCACGCAAGCGCAATACACGCCCCAAATAATGTTGTTGTTCTTTGGTGAGTAAAATTTGCCCTTGTTGAAATTGGGAGGGTGCGATCGCAATTCTTTGCAGTTGAGACATTTTTCTTAATGAATTATTGCCCTGCTGTAGATATCTGTTGTCTAACCCAGGTACGGAAAGCACGAGTTGCTGCTATTTGTCCAACTTTCTTGCTTTCTTGGATAAATCGGGGAATCTCTGTTAATCGCACAGGTGCAAAAGTTGGACTGCGATCGCTTTGCGAGTATTGTCCATTTTTAAGGGTGTAGATCCTCAAGACATTTCCGTTATACCGCCAGAATTCTGGGACTTCCATTGAAGCATAAAGGCTTAACTTGTCTATCTTGGATCTGGAATATTCTACTTCCAGTACTATGTCTGGTGGTGGGTCTGTATTCAGGTCAATATTTTCTTTGTTGCGGACTAACAATTCATTTTGGATGTAGTAACTACTGTCCGGCTCGCCTCCTTGCTCCAAATCATCCCGCGTCATAGTCAACGAGCCAGCGCTTTTAACTTCTAAACCAAATTCTTCACACAGCACAAGAACAAAACCTTCAATGAGACGGTTTGAATTCTCGTGCGGCATTAGCGGAGTCATGATTTCTACTATTCCGTTGTCATAAGCTAGCCTTTTATTTCGCTCAGATCCCATATCTGCCAGCATAGCTTTAAATGTCTGCCAGCTTATGTTTTGCAGCACATCCCTAGTTTCTGCGAATTTTGCTGTTGTTACCATATTTCAGTTTTCCTGTGGATGTGTTACCTAACTGTATTAGGACTTAGGGACTTCTAAGAAATAAATTATCCAAATAAACGAACCACAGAGACACAGAGAACACAGAGAGAGGAAAAATATAGAGAGTTTTGGAACATTTTTTTATAGGACTTACGCAAAATATCTCTCAAACTCTGATTTCTCCGTGCCCTCTGTGCCTCTGCGGTTCGTTATTCCGTAACTCATGCGTAAGTCCTATTTTATTTGGAACTTCCTCACACCAGAAAGACACAGATGGATTTATCTGTGTCTCTCTTTGATTTCATTATCTTAAACTTTTCAGCTTACGAAAGATTCTGGAAGTAAACCTCTAGCGCTTCAGTCACTAACTGAGTCATCGGCTTACCTTGGCTTTCTGCTACTTCCTTTAACTTGCCATAAACTTCTTCTTTTAAATTTACCCGATGGCGCGATTTGTTTGCACCATTGGCTGTTTGGGGATCGTAGCTAGCAGCAAATTCGCGGATGGCATCAAAACCAACGCGATCGCAAAAATCACCAAAGCTTTCCTTTGATTTCCGAGATTTCTTAAAGTAAACAAAAATCGGCTCTAAGAAACTTTCTAAATCATTATGATGCAGCTTTTCTGTGTAAGGTTGCGCCAATCGAGTCTGATTTGGCGAACCCCCTAACCATAACTGGTAAGATTCTGGAGCGCTACCAACAAAGGCCAATTCTGCCAAGTAGGGACGAGCGCAACCGTTAGGGCATCCTGTCATTCTTACCACAAAATGTTCTTTTTGTAAACCTAATTTATCCAATAGAGCGCGAATCTGCTCCAAAATCCCCGGTATTGCCCGTTCTGATTCCGTGATTGCCAAACCACAAGTGGGTAAAGCCGGACAAGCCATTGCATACCGCACTAAAGGTTCGATTTTACTGGGTTCATCTCCAACACCGTGACGGCTGAGAATGTCTTGAATAGCTTCCTTGCTATCTGGTTCGATATCGTAAAAAATCACGTTTTGGTTCGATGTCAGGCGGATGGGTAAGTTGAACTGTTCGACAATTTCCCGCAAGGCGGTTTTCAGTTGAAACGAACCTTCATCCTTGACTCGACCATTTTCAATGGAAATTCCCAAGAATAGCTTGCCATCACCTTGTTCATTCCAGCCGAGGAAGTCGTGGAATTTAAACTCTGGTAGTGGTTTGAAGGCTTCGATTGATTTACCGAAATATTCTTCAACTTGGGCACGGAATTTATCTAAACCCCAATCGTTGATTAGATATTTTAATCTGGCGTGACGACGGTCGGTGCGATCGCCATAATCTCTCTGAGTAGCAACAATCGCTTTTACAATGTCGTAGACATCATCTTTCGCCACATAACCGATGGGGTCTGCTAACCTAGCGAAAGTTTCTTCTTTACCGTGTGTTCTGCCTAAGCCACCACCAGCAAAAATATTAAATCCTTCTAATTGCTTCTTATTATTGGTAATTACTACCAAAGTCAGGTCTTGGGAATACAAATCTACCGAATTATCCCCTGGCACCGTCACGCAAATTTTGAACTTGCGGGGCATATAATGCGTGCCATAAATCGGTTCTTCGTTGTCATGGATAATTGTGCCATTCCCGTTGCTTTGTCGCGCTGCTTTCACCTCTGGGTCTTCTTCAGCACTAATTGCCTTTTCACCATCTAGCCAAATTTCATAATAAGCACCCGTCTGTGCTGACAACAAATCAGCAATATTCTGGGCATATTCCCAAGCATACTGATACTCTGGGCGATTTTTAAAGGGGGCTGGTGGTGCCATGACGTTGCGGTTGATGTCACCGCAAGCTCCCAAAGTTGAACCCAGATTCTTGACAATGGTGGCGATCGCTGATTTCAGATTCTTCTTTAAAATACCGTGCAGTTGGAAACCTTGACGGGTAGTTGCTCGTAACGTGTGGTTGCCATACTCATCGGCTATTTTATCTAAAGCCAGATACAGCTGCGGCGGTACTAAACCACCAGGATTTTTTGTCCGCAGCATAAACTGGTAATCTTTTTCCTGTCCCTTAGTGCGGTTGTCGCGGTTATCCTGCTGATAAGAACCGTGAAACTTCAAAAGCTGCACCGCATTTTCAGTAAAATGGGTAGTATCTTGAAGAATTTCAGTTGCGACAGGTTCACGCAAAAAATTACTATTTTCCTTGATTCCTTCTACTTTGGAAGGCTTACGGCTAGCGATTGGGGAAGGAGCAGATTTAACCATTAGACTTGTATAGTATTCTCAATAAAGCATTACGTAGACACCGAATCAGCACCCTTCGGCTACTTGATCCCCGGTAATCCGGCCGGAATAATGAGGAATGATTTAATTTTACCACGGCAAAAGCCGGCTTTGTCAGTGATGTAACACTTAACAAAACCAGCTTTTGCGAGTAGTGAGTTTTGTTAGCGGTAGCGGGGCGTTTAGCCCGTGCTAAGTCCTGAGTACTTAAGTAAAGTATAGAGTGACCGAGGACTCAATAATTTTTTATTTGAAGCGATAGCCAAGACCGCCATTGATGGTAACAGCAGAAGCATCGCTATTTTGGTAGGCACCAAGTCCGACTTTAGCGTTAGTGTAGACAAGGAAATTGTTAGCAACTTCCGATTCAACACCAGCACCTAGCACTACTGAATCTCTGTTACCTATAGGAGTTGGTGAGCCATCTTTTTCTACAAAAGAATAACCGCCAGTTAAATAAGCGTTAGTTTTATTAGCGATAGGCACATCCACAGAAAGTTCTGGGATGATAGCACTTGTCTTATCACTCCAGAGAACATTACCACGTACAGAAAATGGCGTAGTTCCTAATTTCAGGCGACCTGTAACATTACCACCAAATGTGGCAGCATCATTGATACCTTCTCCGCCGCTAGTAACGCCAGCTGCAACACCAGCACCAACATAACTAGCATCAGTACCCTTTTTGGTTTCAGCAGAAGCTTGACCAGATGATAGAAAAAGAG contains:
- the ureA gene encoding urease subunit gamma is translated as MQLTPQEKDKLLIFTAALLAERRKGRGLKLNYPEAIAYISAAILEGARDGQTVAELMSYGTTLLTRDDVMEGISEMVHDVQVEATFPDGTKLVTVHNPIR
- a CDS encoding urease accessory protein UreD gives rise to the protein MTCNSQIAEGWHGKLNLVYADRQDATQLIYNHQQAPLKVQRPFYPEGEKVCHSVILHTAGGMVGGDRLSSNIHLQPQAQALITTAAASKIYRSNGLQARQTIQMQVDAGACLEWLPQETILFNDAIYRQDLRVELATGASWLGWEITRFGRSARGEKFYLGEWRSHTEIWQQGVPLWIDRQWLRGSEDIFHSPHGLAGKPIVGSLVWVGGEVSGEIVEKTRSLWNGEGEAGVSRLQHGLLCRYRGYSTSEVRNWFIDVWQMLRVSFLNRGNCIPRVWQV
- a CDS encoding DUF4351 domain-containing protein — encoded protein: MEVLKTELTLEPIRADSVTFLQAANQILHIEFQTLAKSNPALNFRMLDYSVRLKRQYRCPVVQVLIFLQETTNEMAFTEEYRDNMTIHQYQIVRLWEQDSTLFLVNPALLPLASLTRTDSPQSLLAQVAEQVATIPDREEQQNIAGCVEILAGLRFDKDFVRQFLREDIMRESVIYQDIVQKEAFKLISRQLQKRFGDNIGGSLVEQVRNLSAEQLEDLGEALLDFSEVDNLVAWLGTSRK
- a CDS encoding transposase family protein, which produces MTSPLARIESYPHEAKRLIGISYDHFLALVGLAEQRHIEKQAEIEKKKIRIIAPGGGRKPEMSAKEGICLCLVYLRQKPIFEILGLLFNISKTKANDAFNYWVDILRDILPASQIEEVSTDSQKYQELQRMLSEYELIVDSTEQPTARPVDYQEQKRYYSGKKKMHTLKNQFIVLPGGEDIVDVRVGMLGKTSDINLFRETRHKFTDTQQFLGDKAYIGDDAITTPHKKRKNTEISELQKQENKELSSRRIAVEHMICRVKIFRVASDRFRLARHRYNQVILAVCGLVRLRINRLFSVTLST
- a CDS encoding urease subunit beta — protein: MIPGEIITPAGEIELNVGRPTIKLQVSNTGDRPIQVGSHYHFYEVNAALNFDREQARGMRLDIPAGTAVRFEPGDEKEIILVSLVGTRQVYGFNAKINGSL
- the ureC gene encoding urease subunit alpha; this encodes MSYRMDRRAYAETYGPTVGDRIRLADTELFIEVEQDFTTYGDEVKFGGGKVIRDGMGQSPISNADGAVDLVITNALILDWWGIVKADIGIKDGKIFKIGKAGNPYIQDNVDIIIGPGTEALAGEGMILTAGGIDAHIHFICPQQIEVAIASGITTMIGGGTGPATGTNATTCTPGPWNIYRMLQAADAFPVNLGFLGKGNASQPQGLVEQVNAGAMGLKLHEDWGTTPAAIDTCLSIADEYDVQVAIHTDTLNEAGFVEDTIAAFKNRVIHTYHTEGAGGGHAPDIIKVCGQANVLPSSTNPTRPYTLNTLDEHLDMLMVCHHLDPAIAEDVAFAESRIRRETIAAEDILHDLGAFSMISSDSQAMGRVGEVIIRTWQTSHKMKVQRGILNPQGDEQKADNFRAKRYVSKYTINPAIAHGIAQYVGSVEEGKLADLCLWHPAFFGVKPEIVIKGGMIAWSQMGDANASIPTPQPVYMRPMFGSFAGARHATSLTFVSQAALENEIPSQLGLQKAAVAVSGTRQLSKRDMKLNDALPHIEVDPETYQVRADGELLICEPATVLPMAQRYFLF
- a CDS encoding tetratricopeptide repeat protein produces the protein MIEQVAIAFDHKDYQTAAKLLKQLLIESPDNPWVQFYLGRLHEVSTKYQDAEKVYRQLLQDTTNTKIVSLARQGLQRLQEIEIEQRQRAISQAKSEPNNTELGVLVLEPLSNEMKTDASRKFAQIMQLDPYTARLLMPSRGWRLYRTGQVGELKFYGKQLQQAGIPCFWASLAQIQQIQVYQVKHFQESTPQATVVCCNDTNQLGSLTFDWSEVTARVVGLLPIFEQVVDVDARRKLEWKTQTQDYAQFCDLHLPGRRCILRFYDNGYEFQQGLKIIPQASQNTIRINWNSLSSWIDQQLPQVKIWSDFTSFADTTLDQTEMLGHIKSHIHLFRREQTNWDSAFHLYSGLVFLK
- a CDS encoding DUF1349 domain-containing protein, producing the protein MEWYNEPPVWEVKDEAITIASGAKTDFWRETHYGFIRDNGHFFYQKIQGDFIAEVKISGQYQDLYDQAGLMIRLDELNWLKCGIEFVDGVQQISAVVTRNYSDWSVIPMPQNPSLIWLRVTRRDTAIEVEYSLNGTEYTMLRLAYLTQTETVSVGVMCASPEGNGFQMRFEKFQIRSL